The following proteins come from a genomic window of Nocardiopsis sp. YSL2:
- a CDS encoding aldo/keto reductase — MDCQVIGKGRTMLDDTRRRRRLGRGGPEVSPIGLGCMGMSHAYGPADRREALRTLRHAVEIGVDLLDTADAYGDGHNEELVGEAVRHRRDDVVLATKFGLRGAPGSRSLAIDTSPEWVVAACEASLRRLGVDTVDLYYVHRRDPRVPVEETVSAMAGLVAAGKVRWLGMSEVSPQTLRAAHAVHPITAVQVEYSLFTREVAEGELWDTCRELGVALVAYSPIGRGLLSGAYVSGDGDQRRSLPRFSEENLPRNLALAQAVRQVAADIGCTPAQAALAWVLAQGEDVVAIPGTRSVAHLVDNADARDISLTPDQIDRLSRAVPPTGVAGERYPQHALAWVNR, encoded by the coding sequence ATGGACTGCCAAGTGATCGGCAAAGGGAGAACGATGCTGGACGACACACGCCGTCGACGTCGGTTGGGCCGAGGAGGACCGGAGGTATCCCCGATCGGTCTGGGGTGTATGGGGATGAGCCATGCGTACGGACCGGCGGACCGCCGAGAGGCCCTGCGTACTCTTCGGCACGCCGTGGAGATCGGGGTGGACCTCCTCGACACGGCCGACGCCTACGGCGACGGACACAACGAGGAACTCGTCGGAGAAGCGGTGCGGCACCGTCGGGACGACGTGGTGCTCGCGACGAAGTTCGGGCTGCGCGGTGCCCCCGGCTCCCGTTCCCTGGCGATCGACACCTCACCGGAGTGGGTGGTGGCGGCCTGCGAGGCTTCGCTGCGTCGGCTAGGGGTCGACACCGTGGACCTGTACTACGTCCACCGCCGCGACCCCCGGGTACCCGTCGAGGAGACGGTCTCGGCGATGGCCGGTCTCGTCGCGGCGGGCAAGGTGCGCTGGCTCGGTATGTCAGAGGTCAGCCCGCAGACCCTGCGGGCCGCCCACGCGGTGCACCCCATCACGGCCGTGCAGGTGGAGTACTCGCTCTTCACCCGGGAAGTGGCGGAAGGCGAACTGTGGGACACGTGCCGCGAACTGGGGGTGGCCCTCGTTGCCTACTCACCGATCGGCCGGGGGTTGCTCAGCGGGGCGTACGTGTCCGGCGACGGCGATCAGCGCCGGTCCCTGCCCCGTTTCTCCGAGGAGAACCTGCCGCGCAACCTGGCACTGGCCCAGGCGGTCCGCCAGGTGGCCGCCGACATCGGCTGCACACCGGCGCAGGCCGCGCTGGCCTGGGTCCTGGCCCAGGGGGAGGACGTCGTCGCCATCCCCGGGACCCGAAGCGTCGCCCACCTCGTTGACAACGCCGACGCACGCGACATCTCGCTGACCCCGGACCAGATCGACCGGCTCTCACGGGCGGTCCCGCCGACCGGTGTCGCCGGGGAACGGTACCCCCAGCACGCGCTGGCCTGGGTGAACCGCTGA
- a CDS encoding ring-cleaving dioxygenase: MDVRPSGIHHVTAIASDPQANADFYLNALGMRMVKRTVNFDAPQTYHFYYGDRAGNPGTIMTFFPWPDAPRGRRGAGQATTTTFSVPEGSLGWWADHLAALDVPTTRPAERGAEDVLSLRDPDGLVIELAASADSHDTDPWDGGRVPAEHAIRGIRAVTFTENDVEGTAEMLGGRLGFRLAEEDGDRLRFRTNDSGAGVGTIVDVLARPRAERGLVAAGTVHHVAYRAPDGPVQKAWRERLEGDGVGVTEIRDRCYFTSIYFREPGGALLEIATDGPGFDYDEPLLELGRSLKLPPWMEPDREQIAARLPEVRVGR; encoded by the coding sequence ATGGACGTGCGGCCCTCGGGGATCCACCACGTGACCGCGATCGCAAGCGACCCCCAGGCCAACGCGGACTTCTACCTCAACGCCCTGGGCATGCGCATGGTCAAACGCACGGTCAACTTCGACGCGCCGCAGACCTACCACTTCTACTACGGCGACCGTGCGGGCAATCCCGGCACGATCATGACCTTCTTCCCCTGGCCCGACGCACCACGGGGACGGCGCGGCGCCGGCCAGGCCACCACGACGACCTTCTCCGTGCCCGAGGGCTCCCTGGGCTGGTGGGCCGACCACCTGGCCGCACTGGACGTACCCACCACACGGCCCGCCGAGCGCGGAGCGGAGGACGTGCTCAGCCTGCGCGACCCCGACGGCCTGGTCATCGAACTCGCCGCCAGCGCCGACTCCCACGACACCGACCCCTGGGACGGCGGCCGGGTCCCCGCCGAACACGCCATCCGCGGCATCCGCGCGGTCACCTTCACCGAGAACGACGTCGAGGGCACCGCCGAGATGCTCGGAGGGCGGTTGGGCTTCCGCCTGGCCGAGGAGGACGGCGACCGCCTGCGCTTTCGCACCAACGACTCCGGCGCCGGGGTGGGCACCATCGTCGACGTCCTGGCCCGGCCCCGGGCCGAACGCGGCCTCGTGGCCGCCGGAACCGTCCACCACGTCGCCTACCGCGCCCCGGACGGCCCCGTCCAGAAGGCCTGGCGCGAGCGGCTGGAGGGCGACGGCGTGGGCGTGACGGAGATCCGCGACCGCTGCTACTTCACCTCGATCTACTTCCGCGAGCCCGGCGGGGCCCTGCTGGAGATCGCCACCGACGGCCCCGGGTTCGACTACGACGAACCCCTCCTGGAACTGGGCCGCTCCCTCAAACTCCCGCCGTGGATGGAGCCCGACCGCGAGCAGATCGCCGCCCGCCTGCCCGAGGTCCGGGTCGGACGGTGA
- a CDS encoding cupredoxin domain-containing protein — MSRLALIALVAAGAFGLAACSSEDQAAAPAAEESAAEGGETAEGGAEEPGDSAEGEAAEAADAFTVTASEMAFEGIPETLPAGTVEITFDNAGEAPHDLVVEELGDETVIPVTDGGGSATGTVTLEPGTYTFYCSVGTHREMGMEQTVTVE; from the coding sequence ATGTCACGCCTCGCCCTGATCGCCCTGGTGGCCGCCGGAGCCTTCGGTCTGGCCGCCTGTTCGTCCGAGGACCAGGCCGCCGCGCCCGCCGCGGAGGAGTCCGCGGCCGAAGGCGGGGAGACCGCCGAGGGCGGCGCCGAGGAGCCCGGCGACTCCGCCGAGGGCGAGGCCGCCGAAGCGGCCGACGCCTTCACCGTCACCGCCTCGGAGATGGCCTTCGAGGGCATCCCCGAGACCCTCCCGGCCGGGACCGTCGAGATCACGTTCGACAACGCCGGGGAGGCCCCGCACGACCTGGTCGTCGAGGAGCTCGGCGACGAGACCGTCATTCCCGTGACCGACGGTGGAGGGAGCGCCACCGGCACCGTCACCCTGGAGCCCGGCACCTACACCTTCTACTGCTCCGTGGGCACCCACCGCGAGATGGGCATGGAACAGACCGTCACCGTCGAGTAG
- a CDS encoding LysR family transcriptional regulator, whose product MNEVDALAQVLVPRLRMVAAVARTEHVTQAAESLGVPQPTLSRALARVQEEMGIALVERTGRGVRLTRAGQRLLPYVERALEDLREGLADLTGAEEGRVALTFLPTLGVEVVPALLRGFRAEHPGVRFTLTQEPWAESLRRLSAGGADLALTSPLPADPGLASAVLHTQWLRLVVPEHHRLSSSAGPVSAASAVAEEFVLLKPGRGVRHLTDRLLDEAGVTPRVAFEADDIATARGLVAAGLGVSVLPARPRGPLPGTVELGLAEEGADRPVGVVWPRASVDGGSGRRAFEPPAVALFRDYVCRVGPRTIPDLTG is encoded by the coding sequence ATGAATGAAGTGGACGCGCTGGCCCAGGTCCTGGTCCCCCGGCTGCGGATGGTCGCGGCGGTGGCCCGCACCGAACACGTCACACAGGCGGCCGAGTCGCTGGGCGTGCCCCAGCCCACGCTCAGCCGCGCGCTGGCGCGGGTGCAGGAGGAGATGGGCATCGCGCTCGTGGAGCGCACGGGGCGGGGTGTGCGGCTGACCCGGGCCGGGCAGAGGCTGCTCCCCTACGTGGAGCGGGCCCTGGAGGACCTGCGCGAGGGGTTGGCCGACCTGACCGGCGCCGAGGAGGGCCGGGTGGCGCTGACCTTCCTGCCCACGCTCGGCGTCGAAGTGGTTCCGGCGCTGCTGCGGGGGTTTCGCGCCGAGCATCCGGGGGTGCGCTTCACCCTGACCCAGGAGCCCTGGGCGGAGTCCCTGCGGCGGCTGTCCGCGGGTGGGGCGGACCTGGCGCTGACCTCGCCGCTGCCCGCGGACCCGGGGCTGGCGTCGGCGGTGCTGCACACGCAGTGGCTTCGGCTGGTGGTGCCCGAGCACCACCGGCTGTCGTCCTCGGCGGGGCCGGTGTCGGCCGCGTCCGCGGTGGCCGAGGAGTTCGTGCTGCTCAAGCCCGGGCGGGGGGTGCGCCATCTGACCGACCGGTTGCTGGACGAGGCGGGTGTGACGCCGCGGGTGGCGTTCGAGGCCGACGACATCGCCACGGCGCGGGGGCTGGTGGCGGCGGGCCTGGGGGTGTCGGTGCTGCCCGCACGGCCGCGCGGGCCCCTGCCGGGGACCGTGGAACTGGGCCTGGCGGAGGAGGGCGCCGACCGGCCGGTGGGGGTGGTCTGGCCGCGGGCGTCCGTGGACGGCGGCAGCGGGCGTCGGGCGTTCGAGCCGCCCGCGGTCGCGTTGTTCCGCGACTACGTGTGCCGGGTGGGCCCGCGGACCATCCCCGACCTGACCGGTTGA
- a CDS encoding TSUP family transporter, with amino-acid sequence MTLDPEILGLLLLAGVAAGWVDAVVGGGGLLLLPALLVAAPSTPLATLLGTNKLGAVFGTTSAALAYARRVPLDRSVVLPTSALALLGSGLGAVLATALTADVLKPVIMVVLAGVALLVYVRPAMGSVADPRLRTRNRLLAAIALAGLGVSFYDGLIGPGTGVFLIIALTAVLGMDFVTASASAKIVNVCTNLGALVVFAFGGHIDWLLGLGLAVSTIIGAQIGARMALRRGSGFVRAVLLVVVLALLVRMGWDVLAGP; translated from the coding sequence GTGACCCTCGACCCCGAGATCCTGGGCCTGCTCCTGCTCGCCGGCGTGGCCGCGGGCTGGGTCGACGCCGTCGTCGGCGGGGGAGGCCTCCTCCTGCTGCCCGCACTGCTGGTCGCGGCGCCCAGCACACCCCTGGCCACCCTGCTGGGCACGAACAAGCTCGGCGCGGTCTTCGGCACCACGTCCGCCGCCCTCGCCTACGCCCGCCGCGTGCCGCTGGACCGCAGCGTGGTCCTGCCCACCTCCGCGCTCGCGCTGCTGGGCTCGGGACTGGGAGCGGTCCTGGCCACCGCCCTGACCGCCGACGTCCTCAAACCCGTCATCATGGTCGTCCTGGCCGGTGTGGCCCTGCTGGTCTACGTCCGCCCCGCCATGGGCTCGGTCGCCGACCCCCGCCTGCGCACCCGCAACCGCCTGCTGGCCGCCATCGCCCTGGCCGGGCTCGGCGTCAGCTTCTACGACGGGCTGATCGGCCCCGGCACCGGCGTCTTCCTCATCATCGCCCTGACCGCCGTCCTGGGCATGGACTTCGTCACCGCCTCCGCCTCGGCCAAGATCGTCAACGTGTGCACCAACCTCGGCGCCCTGGTCGTGTTCGCCTTCGGCGGCCACATCGACTGGCTGCTGGGCCTGGGTCTGGCCGTGAGCACCATCATCGGCGCCCAGATCGGTGCCCGTATGGCGCTCAGGCGCGGCTCCGGATTCGTCCGTGCCGTCCTGCTCGTGGTCGTGCTGGCCCTCCTCGTGCGCATGGGCTGGGACGTCCTGGCCGGCCCCTGA
- a CDS encoding potassium channel family protein, translating into MAAPHEGNENKKPAGRRDHGARVARWEQRVEIPMLLLAGAFLVAYAWPVIDQSLDSDLRSMLRALSWTVWAAFAVDFFIRLYLAEHRAWYALRHWYDVVLIVLPMFRTLRLLRLLALLRMLNRSLAGTLSGKASMYVAGTAALTSVLGAIAVLDVEQHAPGANITEFGDALWWSVVTVTTVGYGDFYPVTFQGRLVAVAMMIMGISLVGTLTAAVASAFVSNIQQQDRKDTEDAKSAQGG; encoded by the coding sequence ATGGCAGCACCGCACGAGGGCAACGAGAACAAGAAGCCCGCCGGACGCCGCGACCACGGCGCACGGGTCGCCCGCTGGGAACAGCGCGTGGAGATCCCGATGCTGCTCCTGGCCGGGGCGTTCCTGGTCGCCTACGCCTGGCCCGTCATCGACCAGAGCTTGGACAGCGACCTGCGCTCCATGCTGCGCGCCCTGTCGTGGACGGTGTGGGCGGCGTTCGCCGTCGACTTCTTCATCCGGCTCTACCTGGCCGAGCACCGGGCGTGGTACGCGCTCCGGCACTGGTACGACGTGGTCCTGATCGTGCTCCCCATGTTCCGCACGCTGCGGCTGCTGCGGCTGCTCGCCCTGCTGCGCATGCTGAACCGCTCCCTGGCGGGGACGCTGAGCGGCAAGGCGTCGATGTACGTGGCCGGCACGGCCGCGCTGACGTCCGTCCTGGGCGCCATCGCCGTCCTGGACGTCGAGCAGCACGCCCCCGGGGCGAACATCACCGAGTTCGGCGACGCCCTGTGGTGGTCGGTGGTCACGGTGACGACGGTCGGCTACGGCGACTTCTACCCGGTCACCTTCCAGGGCCGCCTGGTGGCGGTCGCCATGATGATCATGGGGATCTCGCTCGTGGGTACGCTCACTGCCGCGGTGGCGTCCGCGTTCGTCTCCAACATCCAGCAGCAGGACCGCAAGGACACCGAGGACGCCAAGAGCGCACAGGGCGGCTGA
- a CDS encoding MFS transporter, with amino-acid sequence MTATSPTTPDPRPRAGSRAYRRTVVALVAAAVATFAQLWSVQPILPAIAEGFDTSASQAALTVSVATGGLAGFTLVWSGAADRFGRARVITASLLVATLLGCAAPLAADLWLLLALRALQGAALGGVPAAAVSYLAEEIHPADAPRATGLYIAGNPLGGMGGRLLAGFAADHGGWAWGIAANTLLGLVALAVFVLVLPRGRAPRPATASGRAAGPSLAARLRSALTARGLPALYAQALLLMGAFMTVYNLLGFRLTAEPFGLSQAAASLLFLSYTAGMLGSAVAGSATARFGGYAVLTVSTGLMAVGLAGLFAGVLVGLLAALLVLTFSFFSAHATASAWVGSRASAGRAQAMALYTLAYYLGSSLFGWLGGLVYDAAGWNGAVLFAVGLCAAAALVALRLRRLPAPAPAQEPTKQTPDRCGGSAAATGHGAGARG; translated from the coding sequence ATGACCGCGACCAGCCCGACCACCCCCGATCCGCGCCCCCGCGCGGGCAGCCGCGCCTACCGCCGCACGGTCGTCGCCCTGGTCGCCGCCGCGGTGGCCACCTTCGCCCAGCTGTGGTCGGTCCAGCCGATCCTGCCCGCCATCGCCGAGGGCTTCGACACCTCCGCGAGCCAGGCCGCGCTCACCGTCTCCGTCGCCACCGGCGGCCTGGCCGGGTTCACCCTGGTCTGGAGCGGGGCCGCCGACCGCTTCGGCCGCGCCCGCGTCATCACCGCCTCGCTGCTCGTGGCCACCCTCCTGGGGTGCGCGGCACCCCTGGCCGCGGACCTCTGGCTCCTGCTGGCCCTGCGCGCCCTCCAGGGCGCCGCGCTGGGCGGGGTCCCCGCCGCCGCGGTGTCCTACCTCGCCGAGGAGATCCACCCCGCCGACGCCCCACGCGCCACCGGGCTCTACATCGCGGGCAACCCGCTGGGCGGCATGGGCGGGCGGCTGCTGGCCGGGTTCGCCGCCGACCACGGCGGCTGGGCCTGGGGGATCGCCGCCAACACACTGCTGGGCCTGGTCGCCCTGGCGGTGTTCGTGCTCGTCCTGCCCCGGGGGCGGGCGCCCCGTCCGGCGACGGCGTCCGGACGCGCCGCGGGCCCGTCCCTGGCGGCCCGCCTGCGCTCGGCGCTCACCGCCCGGGGGCTGCCCGCCCTCTACGCCCAGGCCCTGCTGCTCATGGGCGCGTTCATGACCGTCTACAACCTGCTGGGCTTTCGGCTCACGGCCGAACCGTTCGGGCTGTCCCAGGCCGCCGCCTCCCTGCTCTTCCTCTCCTACACCGCCGGGATGCTCGGCTCCGCCGTCGCCGGATCGGCCACCGCCCGCTTCGGCGGCTACGCCGTCCTGACGGTGTCCACCGGACTCATGGCCGTGGGGCTGGCGGGCCTGTTCGCCGGCGTCCTGGTCGGCCTGCTGGCGGCCCTGCTGGTGCTGACCTTCAGCTTCTTCAGCGCCCACGCCACCGCCTCGGCGTGGGTGGGATCGCGTGCCTCGGCCGGGCGCGCCCAGGCCATGGCCCTGTACACGCTGGCCTACTACCTCGGCTCCAGCCTCTTCGGCTGGCTGGGCGGCCTGGTCTATGACGCGGCGGGCTGGAACGGCGCGGTGCTCTTCGCCGTGGGCCTGTGCGCCGCGGCCGCCCTGGTGGCGCTGCGCCTGCGCCGACTGCCCGCTCCCGCGCCTGCCCAGGAGCCCACGAAGCAGACCCCGGACCGGTGCGGCGGATCCGCGGCGGCGACCGGCCACGGCGCGGGCGCACGGGGCTGA
- a CDS encoding class I SAM-dependent methyltransferase, protein MRQRIHARLHAAVHHRGGDGFDRRRSESYDRLAQRTLRGLYRRVASDVARATPPRGQVLDVGTGPGRLLHEVAAKRSDLSLMGVDPSEDMIALAERLSAERGSAGRTAFRVADVAALPQADHSVDLVVSTLSMHHWPDPEAAAAELARVIRPGGRLMVYDFRFAPVDEAMSALSRHPVFAQGSPVREPVRTGWFPFAVFQLLALSASGH, encoded by the coding sequence ATGAGACAACGCATCCACGCCCGACTGCACGCCGCCGTGCACCACCGCGGCGGCGACGGCTTCGACCGACGACGGAGTGAGTCCTACGACCGGCTGGCCCAACGGACGCTGCGGGGACTGTACCGGCGGGTGGCCTCCGACGTCGCGCGTGCGACGCCCCCGCGAGGACAGGTGCTCGATGTGGGAACCGGTCCGGGGCGGCTGCTGCACGAGGTCGCCGCGAAGCGGAGCGATCTGTCCCTCATGGGCGTCGACCCGTCCGAGGACATGATCGCGCTCGCCGAACGGCTGTCCGCAGAGCGCGGATCGGCCGGTCGCACCGCCTTCCGTGTCGCCGACGTGGCGGCACTTCCCCAGGCCGACCACAGCGTCGACCTCGTGGTGTCGACTCTGAGCATGCACCACTGGCCGGATCCGGAGGCGGCCGCCGCGGAGCTGGCCCGCGTGATCCGCCCGGGGGGCCGGCTGATGGTCTACGACTTCCGCTTCGCGCCGGTCGATGAGGCGATGAGCGCGCTGAGTCGACACCCGGTGTTCGCGCAGGGGTCGCCGGTGCGCGAACCGGTGCGCACCGGCTGGTTCCCCTTCGCGGTGTTCCAGCTCCTGGCGCTGTCCGCGTCCGGGCACTGA
- a CDS encoding alpha/beta hydrolase, with protein sequence MTTTDDFVHVFEPATEPGAPTVLLLHGTGADEHDLLPLGRALAPGAALLSPRGQVDENGASRWFRRLREGVFDVDDLIERSAELAEFTTAATRSYGLDPRRIVASGFSNGANTAAALLLLHPDLLAGAALFAAGAPLQGREPEPVDLSGTRVFLGAGQADPVTPIDQARLLAAQLGERGAAVTAREHPGGHAIPPRVLAEVQRWWADSAF encoded by the coding sequence GTGACCACCACCGACGACTTCGTCCACGTGTTCGAGCCCGCGACCGAGCCCGGGGCGCCCACCGTTCTCCTGCTCCACGGCACCGGCGCCGACGAGCACGACCTGCTGCCGCTGGGCCGTGCCCTGGCGCCCGGCGCGGCGCTGCTCTCGCCGCGCGGCCAGGTCGACGAGAACGGGGCCAGCCGCTGGTTCCGCCGCCTGCGCGAGGGCGTCTTCGACGTCGACGACCTCATCGAACGGTCCGCCGAGCTGGCGGAGTTCACCACCGCCGCGACCCGCTCCTACGGCCTGGACCCGCGGCGGATCGTGGCCAGCGGGTTCTCCAACGGCGCCAACACCGCCGCGGCCCTGCTGCTGCTCCACCCGGACCTCCTGGCCGGCGCCGCGCTCTTCGCCGCCGGAGCGCCCCTGCAGGGCCGCGAGCCCGAGCCGGTGGACCTGTCCGGTACGCGGGTCTTCCTGGGGGCCGGACAGGCCGACCCCGTCACCCCCATCGACCAGGCGCGCCTGCTGGCCGCCCAGCTGGGGGAGCGGGGCGCGGCGGTGACGGCGCGCGAACACCCCGGCGGACACGCGATCCCGCCGCGCGTGCTGGCCGAGGTCCAACGGTGGTGGGCCGACAGCGCGTTCTGA